A single Lactuca sativa cultivar Salinas chromosome 8, Lsat_Salinas_v11, whole genome shotgun sequence DNA region contains:
- the LOC111916842 gene encoding alpha-xylosidase 1, which produces MVSSSPAQAIFHLTLLLIISSCIPPSFSQSTPATTSPPTKIGNGYTLVSLQESPDGGLVGRLQVNRRNYIYGADIPFLQLYIKHETDDRLRVHISDAQQQRWEVPYDILPRDRPPTPSTQTIGRSRKNPITVSEFSGGELIFSCISNPFSFAVRRKSNGETLFNSTSDQSSPYNSLVFKDQYLEISTSLPKDASLYGLGENTQPHGIKLNPNEPYTLWTTDQSAINLNMDLYGSHPMYMDLRNVGGEAYAHGVLLLNSNGMDVLYRGNSLTYKVIGGIFDFYFFSGPSPLAVVDQYTQLVGRPAPMPYWSLGFHQCRWGYHNLSVVEDVVENYNKANIPLDVIWNDDDHMDGHKDFTLNPTAYPQPKLQDFLQRIHARGMKYIVIIDPGIGVNSSYGTYQRGLAKDVFIKYDGKPYLAQVWPGAVNFPDFLNPATVSWWGDEVRRFHEIVPVDGLWIDMNEASNFCSGLCTLPQGKQCPTGTGPGWICCLDCKNITKTKWDDPPYKINASGTHVPIGYKTIATSAVHYNGVREYDAHSMYGFTHAIATHKALQALQGKRPFILSRSTFVGSGHYTAHWTGDNQGTWNDLKYSIHTMLNFGIFGIPMVGSDICGFYPQPTEELCNRWIELGAFYPFSRDHANYYSPRQELYQWETVAESARNALGMRYKLLPYLYTLTYEAHTTGAPIARPVFFSFPNIQELYGLSTQFLLGESLMISPVLDQGQTNVSAVFPPGTWYNLFDLSQAIISKETQTVTLDAPLHVINVHLYQNTILPMQRGGLISKEAKMTPFTLIVTFPAGATEARAKGKLYLDDDELPDMSLGNGQSTYVEFYASASKENVKVWSDVTDSNYALDKGWVIEKVTVVGLAGIGGQFAIDVEGNAGILDVSKFKMVETEHKFLNEMKKVGEEENKSVMVEIGGLALPVGKQFTMSWTLGIS; this is translated from the exons ATGGTGTCTTCTTCTCCGGCACAGGCCATCTTTCACCTTACACTGTTACTTATCATATCTTCATGTATACCTCCTTCCTTTTCCCAAAGCACTCCGGCAACGACATCACCACCCACCAAGATTGGCAATGGCTACACTCTGGTATCCCTTCAAGAGTCGCCTGACGGTGGTCTCGTCGGCCGTCTTCAAGTCAACCGGAGAAACTACATCTATGGCGCTGACATCCCTTTCTTGCAGTTGTACATCAA GCATGAAACCGACGACCGGTTGAGGGTGCACATAAGCGATGCACAGCAGCAACGATGGGAAGTGCCGTACGATATCTTACCAAGAGACCGACCTCCGACGCCGTCGACACAAACCATCGGCCGGTCAAGGAAAAACCCAATCACCGTCTCCGAATTCTCCGGCGGCGAGTTAATCTTCAGCTGCATCTCCAACCCATTCTCGTTCGCCGTGAGAAGGAAATCAAACGGCGAGACGCTATTCAACTCCACTTCCGACCAATCTTCACCCTACAACTCCTTGGTGTTCAAAGATCAATACTTAGAGATCTCAACCTCGCTTCCAAAAGACGCGTCGTTGTATGGTTTAGGAGAGAACACGCAGCCACACGGGATCAAACTCAACCCTAACGAGCCATACACGTTGTGGACGACGGATCAATCGGCGATTAACCTGAATATGGATTTGTATGGGTCACATCCGATGTACATGGATTTGAGGAATGTGGGTGGAGAAGCTTATGCACACGGAGTTCTGTTGTTGAACAGTAATGGAATGGATGTACTTTACAGAGGGAACTCATTGACGTATAAAGTGATTGGGGGTATTTTCGACTTTTACTTCTTCTCGGGACCTTCGCCGCTTGCGGTGGTGGATCAGTACACTCAGCTCGTTGGCCGACCGGCGCCTATGCCATACTGGTCCCTTG gATTTCATCAATGTAGATGGGGTTACCACAATTTATCAGTGGTGGAAGATGTGGTTGAAAATTACAACAAAGCTAACATTCCACTCGACGTTATTTGGAACGACGATGATCACATGGATGGCCACAAAGACTTCACCCTCAACCCCACCGCTTACCCACAACCGAAACTCCAAGATTTCTTGCAGAGAATCCACGCTCGTGGTATGAAATACATCGTCATTATAGACCCTGGAATCGGTGTTAATTCCTCTTATGGAACTTACCAACGTGGTCTTGCAAAAGATGTCTTTATAAAGTACGATGGTAAGCCTTATCTTGCTCAGGTTTGGCCGGGTGCAGTCAACTTCCCGGATTTTCTAAACCCTGCCACCGTGTCATGGTGGGGGGATGAAGTCCGGCGGTTTCATGAGATTGTTCCGGTGGACGGGTTGTGGATCGATATGAATGAAGCTTCGAATTTCTGTTCGGGTTTGTGTACTCTTCCACAAGGGAAGCAGTGTCCAACCGGGACGGGTCCCGGTTGGATTTGTTGTTTGGATTGCAAGAATATAACGAAAACAAAATGGGATGACCCGCCTTATAAGATCAATGCATCCGGTACCCATGTCCCGATTGGGTACAAGACTATTGCTACAAGTGCGGTTCATTACAATGGTGTCCGGGAGTATGATGCTCATAGCATGTATGGGTTTACTCACGCGATTGCGACTCACAAGGCGTTGCAAGCGCTTCAAGGGAAACGCCCGTTTATACTGTCTCGATCCACATTTGTTGGATCGGGTCATTATACTGCTCATTGGACGGGTGATAACCAAGGGACGTGGAATGATCTAAAGTATTCGATTCATACCATGTTGAATTTCGGGATTTTCGGTATTCCTATGGTTGGGTCGGACATATGCGGGTTTTACCCACAACCAACGGAAGAACTATGTAACCGTTGGATTGAACTCGGTGCTTTTTACCCTTTTTCGCGAGACCACGCGAACTACTATTCTCCACGACAAGAGCTTTACCAATGGGAAACAGTAGCAGAGTCAGCTCGCAATGCATTAGGTATGCGTTACAAGCTGCTTCCATACCTGTACACATTGACTTACGAGGCGCACACGACGGGAGCACCCATCGCGCGGCCAGTCTTTTTCTCGTTCCCCAACATCCAAGAACTATATGGATTAAGCACACAGTTCTTGCTTGGTGAGAGTCTCATGATCTCACCGGTTCTTGACCAAGGTCAAACCAATGTGTCAGCCGTGTTCCCACCTGGAACATGGTATAATCTGTTTGACCTTAGTCAAGCAATCATTTCAAAAGAAACCCAAACCGTCACACTAGATGCTCCATTACACGTGATCAATGTCCACCTATACCAAAACACCATCCTCCCAATGCAAAGGGGAGGTTTGATCTCAAAAGAAGCAAAAATGACACCATTTACTCTTATAGTAACTTTCCCAGCGGGGGCCACTGAGGCCCGGGCTAAAGGAAAGTTATACCTCGATGACGACGAGCTTCCCGATATGAGTCTTGGGAACGGTCAATCAACTTATGTTGAATTTTACGCGTCTGCATCAAAAGAAAATGTAAAGGTGTGGTCGGATGTCACAGACAGTAATTATGCTCTCGATAAAGGTTGGGTGATCGAGAAAGTTACCGTGGTAGGGTTAGCCGGGATTGGTGGACAGTTTGCGATTGATGTCGAGGGAAATGCAGGTATTTTGGATGTGTCAAAATTTAAGATGGTGGAAACCGAGCATAAGTTTTTAAATGAGATGAAAAAGGTAGGAGAGGAGGAGAACAAGAGTGTCATGGTGGAGATTGGAGGGCTGGCTTTACCAGTTGGTAAACAATTTACAATGTCGTGGACTTTGGGAATTAGTTAA